Part of the Synechococcus sp. HK01-R genome is shown below.
GGATTGCTGTGCAGCAATGCTCGGGTGGATGACGGCAACACCCTGGTCGGCGATCCCACAGAAACGGCTCTGCTGGCAGCCGCCCATTCCCTCGGCATGGATCAGGGCGCAGCAAGGACTCGCTATCCCCGCCGCGATGCAATCCCGTTTGAATCGGAACAACAATTCATGGCCACACTCCATGGCCGGGAGCGCATCCTTCTCAAAGGGTCGGTGGAGGCTGTGCTCGCCCGCTGCAGCCGACAGCTCAATACGGAAGGGCAGCCAGAAGCGCTGAATAGGGCCGCCATCGATCGGGCTGTGTCAACGATGGCGATGGCTGGTGAACGGGTGCTCGCCTTCGCCATCGGCAAAGCCGATCGATCGCAGCGGCAGCTCCGGCATCAGGACGTGATGGCCAACCTCGACTTCATTGGACTGCAGGGGATGCAAGATCCCCCACGCCCCGAGGCAATTCAGGCAGTGGCCACCTGCCGGGCGGCCGGCATCCGCGTGAAGCTGATCACCGGCGACCACCGCGAAACCGCCGCCGCCATCGCCAGACAGATCGGCATCGGAAGCGGCGGTGACACCATCGACGGCAGGCAGTTAGCCGCCATGGACGAGGCGACCATCGCGCGGGTGGTGCAGCGCGTCGATGTGTTCGCCCGGATCGCTCCAGCCCAGAAGCTGGCCCTGGTGGAAGCGCTGCAGAGCCATGGGGAGGTGGTGGCGATGACCGGTGATGGTGTGAACGATGCGCCAGCGCTCCGCCAGGCCGACATTGGAATCGCCATGGGAGCCGGAGGCACTGAAGTGGCCCGGGATGCCGCCGACATGCTGCTGACGGACGACAACTTCGCCACGATCGAGGCTGCCGTTGAGGAAGGTCGCACAGTCGCGCTGAATCTGCACAAGACCCTGGCCTTCGTGCTGCCGGTCAGTGGAGGGGCCTCGATGACCATCCTGTTGGGCGCGGCCCTTGGGACGGCGCTGCCCGTCACAGCGCTGCAGGTGCTCTGGTTGAACATGGTCTGCTCTCTGACCATGTCGATCGCCCTGGCCTTTGAACCCAGCTGTGCGGCGCTCATGAAGCAGCCCCCGCGTCCCCCAGGTCAGCCGTTACTGAGCCAAGGGCTGATCCAACGGGTGTTGGTGGTCTCAGCGTTCAACTGGACGGTGGTGTTCGGACTGTTTCTGTGGAGCGAGCAACACCTCGGGGATCTAGCGCTGGCGCGCACGATGGCGGTGCAGGGTCTGGTGCTCGCCCACCTGGTGTATCTGGTCTGCATTAGCCACTGGCGAGGCAGCCTTGGCCAGTGGCGAGGAAGCCTTGGCCGCTGGCGCCAGATCGCGATGGCGCCAGCGGTGCCCCTCGGGATCCTGGCCACCGTGGCCGTGCAAACCCTCTTCAGCCAGAGCTCCTGGATGAATCGATTCCTCGGCACCAGCCCGTTGTCGTTTGGGTCACTGATGATCTGCGCTCTACCGATGGTGCTGATGGTGCCGGTGGCATCACTGGCAGAACGTCTCGATCCCAGCGACGGCACGGCGTTTTGAGTCGCCTCACCGTCGGATCTGCCGCAAGCCTGCACACCCCCTGAATCAAGCCGAACGGATCCCTAGGTTCCGCCTGACCCATGCCGCAGGTTGACCGCATGTTCCGATCAGTGATCAGCACCTTGACGCTCAGCTTGAGCTTGGGCCTGAGCCTGCCTCTGGCCGCAGACGCCGGCGGATTTCGCACCGGCACCTATCAGACCAAGGATCACTCCAGCAGCAACCGCAGCATCACCTCCGGCATGGAGGAGATTCGCAGTGAGCGCAGCTACAGCAACAGCCTCAGCGGCAGCAGCCAAGTGGAGCATCTGGGAATGACCATCGCGGGGGATGGCTTCCAGTTGAGCCGACAGGGACAACAGTTGATC
Proteins encoded:
- a CDS encoding HAD-IC family P-type ATPase, encoding MHQAQAHALSSEALIRSLGSDQDCGLSELEARARLLSHGANTLQVQSRTPAWRHFLQQFNSPLLITLLAVALMKMLLGEATDALVISSVTLINAVIGFVQERRAESAIAALAQVLRSDVEVVRDGSLQNLPSDQLVPGDVIQLEAGQRVPADLRLLTQRNLEVDESMLTGESLPVRKGTAAVAPDTPLAERRPIAYAGTHVTAGEACALVIATGNDTEVGQISSSLQQRSQLTTPLTRQFVRFSHTLLKAVLVLAALTLMVGLGRGKGLEEMVDGAIALAVGAIPEELPAIVTITLAIGVKRMARRRAIIRKLPAVETLGSTTVICSDKTGTLTQNRMTVKHLYAGGTLVALEDLWPGNERGSADLHNMALEETLVAGLLCSNARVDDGNTLVGDPTETALLAAAHSLGMDQGAARTRYPRRDAIPFESEQQFMATLHGRERILLKGSVEAVLARCSRQLNTEGQPEALNRAAIDRAVSTMAMAGERVLAFAIGKADRSQRQLRHQDVMANLDFIGLQGMQDPPRPEAIQAVATCRAAGIRVKLITGDHRETAAAIARQIGIGSGGDTIDGRQLAAMDEATIARVVQRVDVFARIAPAQKLALVEALQSHGEVVAMTGDGVNDAPALRQADIGIAMGAGGTEVARDAADMLLTDDNFATIEAAVEEGRTVALNLHKTLAFVLPVSGGASMTILLGAALGTALPVTALQVLWLNMVCSLTMSIALAFEPSCAALMKQPPRPPGQPLLSQGLIQRVLVVSAFNWTVVFGLFLWSEQHLGDLALARTMAVQGLVLAHLVYLVCISHWRGSLGQWRGSLGRWRQIAMAPAVPLGILATVAVQTLFSQSSWMNRFLGTSPLSFGSLMICALPMVLMVPVASLAERLDPSDGTAF